The Candida albicans SC5314 chromosome 5, complete sequence genome includes a region encoding these proteins:
- a CDS encoding uncharacterized protein (Ortholog(s) have protein anchor activity, role in COPII vesicle coating, macroautophagy, protein localization to endoplasmic reticulum exit site and ER to Golgi transport vesicle membrane, endoplasmic reticulum exit site localization) gives MSELSNDNIVESQELSSPVTREEPVANDSNDLFGGDDQSTSNQQDDFFSNIQQPDQPDQPIIETNEELETVHKSTDVELPQEIPLEQEQIPQQPQQQENVIDDLFGTSNNDDDFFSNHNQDGLNSAEIETEENVEVPLQPDFEQNQDLESEKATISIDKKDEDPVLESLTTESDILDNDHESTSEAPGISTESEVFEEEAVVEEVQSTAEDSPVDATQPSELGPLSTEQINLVDEPEAGAPNTEESQTESKLDQFFTESNEGDFFENIARDNVEQEVSNPSKTEADQKLEDLFAGADNENGEDLDFLQQPQHNVAEVNSEAAVATESINLDLFGEDDTDFLDELNSKKQQQQEEEVGPSSTSTTNPEDKLAALDLDDDLLLDDDFLEEGSVQPKVESSLPENKPVKHHHSYIPSGPSANQKSVYAPPQVSGVNKNDFIKNLEQSKKKHDAYDFPDTLLVNKSRPAARHAPSSNKYGPPSVSQTSIPSISSTSSLPPARDVKSSSSAPPAAAPPTGTSTSKVAKKSFFEDFPDDEEIPKPKRAGRAAAPVKAVNQIHSPQVLNQQVQQQQQQQQSQQNAPPAPPPSKVNKQPPVNPYMPKSGTSPILQQQTPAVHKSGIAAPNVNVPHANNYAPPLNSFAFPPRQPNQKTNDYSPQLQSSPAPPPPPTSLQPFPSIGQSQSAPVYHNRQPSNSINTNVNKVPSINSPYVPNAGPYAPSTHQRSHSRASSLVGGKGKEVNPYAPALETVASGDINQIQQQQQQQQHLSPATAVLPPARARGFSNAKSNIYKSAPKVVNPEQLVFRQYPIFSFSINSNCSVIIPNTGYNQGTSINIGPISNLLKDKDLYATFPGPLSKSKSKKKDVEKWLESSSGYLRSLGKNDELVLNDILLHLIKHDGDVKNQEFLRSACSILNPNVNFDVNNLPTSGLAIGATNAHKLDNSGINTVFTLIQSGNLEKALEYCVSRGDWALALIISGPENFNKIAAEYARNTFPFAKTNNKVLHIMPIILKVLGGNVSSVIEDLTAVPNEGEYANLHWREIISTIAICGSLKATEFLIEFGKFLNQQGNFIGSEIAYIMAGLPFGHQNFMMLASGHNSMYTEVYEYALNLHKAMHFPHLLSLKLKHALTLADYGLINESQRYIDHINSSIKTLGNKSPFVTPNLLHEFQNLIMRITEVGSGDDQNNWFSGKISRVNLDKIWGQIDKFIVGGDESKNGNNNDGNGTGNGSGSVFNKFSPSVSRNASSVNLHNYAQPSMIRQPSLLPYQPQQQPQPQQQLLDQVHIERKPTTGFAPQPPPLVGHPSTTSVNKYSPSIKSSPRQAQQNKFEKYAPSNNSSHHNLSLVEERSAVTSADGPEYPHHQHQQSINASAVPVPLPPPTPPVSMPQHVSRSPRSHQSHQPPTLPPSHSHHVQQPSRDRSPLATRIYPYSNSVGGQISTTSVGSIPSQIPLGRQTHGKQPSISSVISGDSIAAVGLGEQENILPPSTGQTGKTATSEVNRNEEGYGFGGHYHHDQPETITESPELRGLQQPQSSEAEISKDISNDVALDSAKIPEASQEPEEETDESGNVAAAPPPPPVAPVAPPRKTKSSRSNPYAPSTDIGATSNAPSAVGQTLGGKPSMRKSGSRTNRYGPPPGVGNKQPTIDVSPPSATNNTGNEDSISMFSYGGYQNESSPPLKQPSQFDQTAVASAPAPPPLQPQLAVPERVPTKNVANIDDSFDENSLAADTSTTYNNNMVNKPYGSSPMGPTVATNGPGSVTSTPLILNQGSANMKLSNLSTISVTGTGTGTGTGGAFDGFPIPGSPDETTRPNSIFGGHTRGLFSSRLSESQSVLYQQYAIADDTVGDYIPIMEEDDEDDEDEQAKQQKQKEKEAQEQELKRKQEQQQQKAAAKNNNNSGGGGGKFFSLFGGGGNNKKQDNDAKVYKAHLGQKNTFVYDEKLKRWIDKSKPLEEQLQANLPPPPPPSMKKKPNPVSTTTNSNNSSGPPPMVTPNPTPIPGGDLSTTTTGGISTPIPASAPPSRMSKDTTKPTPSINRPKSSLATASGLDDLLSLTDNNPPPNGRSRGVGGGATPGGSRRNKPKRRGYVNVMEK, from the coding sequence ATGTCAGAATTAAGCAATGATAATATCGTCGAAAGCCAGGAACTATCACTGCCGGTAACCAGGGAGGAGCCAGTGGCTAATGATAGCAATGATTTGTTTGGTGGAGACGATCAAAGTACATCTAATCAACAAGACGATTTTTTCTCCAACATACAGCAACCAGATCAACCAGATCAACCAATTATTGAGACCAATGAAGAACTTGAAACTGTGCATAAGTCAACCGATGTGGAATTACCACAAGAAATACCACTCGAACAAGAGCAGATTCCGCagcaaccacaacaacaagaaaatgtgattgatgatttgtttGGTACCAGTaacaatgatgatgattttttcaGTAATCACAATCAAGACGGTCTAAACAGTGCTGAAATAGAAACAGAAGAGAACGTGGAGGTGCCTTTACAACCTGATTTTGAGCAAAATCAAGATTTAGAATCCGAGAAGGCAACAATCTCAATTGACAAAAAAGACGAAGATCCTGTTCTTGAAAGTCTAACCACTGAATCAGATATTCTTGACAATGATCATGAATCAACGAGTGAAGCTCCTGGTATCTCAACTGAACTGGAAGTctttgaagaagaagcagTAGTGGAGGAAGTGCAATCAACTGCAGAAGATTCGCCTGTGGATGCCACTCAACCATCAGAGCTTGGACCTTTATCAACAGAACAGATTAATCTTGTTGATGAACCAGAAGCTGGTGCTCCAAATACTGAAGAATCGCAAACAGAATCCAAATTAGATCAATTCTTTACTGAGTCAAATGAAGGAGATTTCTTTGAAAACATTGCCAGGGATAATGTAGAACAAGAAGTATCCAATCCATCAAAGACAGAGGCGGATCAAAAACTCGAAGATCTTTTCGCCGGTGCTGATAACGAAAATGGCGAGGATCttgattttcttcaacaaccACAGCATAATGTTGCAGAGGTAAATTCTGAAGCTGCCGTAGCTACcgaatcaatcaatttagatTTATTTGGTGAGGATGATACAGATTTCCTTGATGAATTAAACTccaaaaaacaacaacaacaggaagaagaagtgggaccatcatcaacttcaactaCAAATCCTGAGGACAAATTAGCAGCATTAGATTTAGATGAcgatttattattagatgatgattttttgGAAGAAGGTTCTGTACAACCTAAAGTAGAGAGTTCTTTACCAGAAAATAAGCCAGTGAAACACCATCATTCTTACATTCCTAGCGGTCCTTCTGCCAATCAAAAGTCTGTATATGCACCACCACAAGTTTCTGGAGTTAATAAgaatgattttattaaaaatttagaacaatctaaaaaaaaacacgaTGCATACGATTTCCCAGATACATTATTGGTAAACAAATCAAGACCAGCTGCTAGACATGCACCTTCATCAAACAAGTATGGTCCACCATCTGTATCACAAACGAGTATCCCATCTATCTCATCAACAAGTAGTTTACCACCTGCAAGAGATGTAAAATCTAGCTCACTGGCACCTCCTGCAGCAGCACCTCCAACTGGTACAAGCACTTCAAAAGTTGCCAAGAAATCATTTTTCGAGGACTTTCCAGATGACGAAGAAATTCCTAAACCTAAACGTGCAGGCAGAGCAGCTGCACCAGTTAAGGCAGTGAATCAAATTCACTCACCACAAGTTTTGAATCAGCAGgtgcaacaacaacaacagcagcagcagaGTCAACAGAATGcaccaccagcaccaccacCGTCAAAGGTAAACAAACAACCACCTGTCAATCCATATATGCCAAAATCTGGCACATCGCCAAtcttacaacaacaaacccCTGCTGTTCATAAAAGTGGTATTGCAGCACCAAATGTGAATGTTCCACATGCAAACAATTATGCTCCACCATTGAATTCATTTGCATTTCCACCACGtcaaccaaatcaaaagaCTAACGATTACTCCCCACAATTACAGTCTTCTCCGgctccaccaccaccacctacTAGTTTGCAACCATTTCCTCTGATTGGTCAGTCACAATCTGCCCCAGTTTACCACAATCGACAACCTTCCAACTCAATTAACACTAATGTGAATAAAGTGCCATCTATTAACAGTCCATATGTTCCTAATGCTGGTCCTTATGCTCCACTGACACATCAGAGATCTCATTCAAGAGCAAGTTCATTGGTTGGAGGTAAAGGCAAAGAGGTCAATCCTTATGCCCCTGCATTGGAGACAGTGGCAAGTGGCGATATTAATCAGATccaacagcagcagcagcagcaacaacatcTTTCACCAGCAACTGCGGTTCTCCCACCAGCCAGAGCTCGTGGATTTTCCAACGCAAAAAGCAACATCTATAAGTCTGCGCCAAAAGTTGTCAATCCGGAACAATTGGTTTTCAGACAATACCCAATTTTCAGTTTTAGtatcaattccaattgttcAGTCATAATTCCAAACACTGGGTATAACCAGGGAACAAGTATTAACATTGGACCAATCtctaatttattgaaagatAAAGATTTGTATGCCACTTTCCCTGGTCCTTTATCCAAGAGTAAatctaaaaagaaagatgttgaaaaatggtTGGAACTGTCATCAGGGTATTTACGCAGTTTAGGGAAAAATGATGAACTTGTGTTAAATGATATTTTGTTGCATTTGATCAAACATGATGGTGATGtgaaaaatcaagaattcTTAAGATCAGCATGTCTGATTCTCAATCCTAATGTCAATTTTGATGTTAATAATCTTCCAACTTCTGGATTAGCCATTGGAGCTACTAATGCTCATAAATTGGACAATTCCGGTATCAACACTGTATTCACTTTGATTCAATCAGGTAATTTGGAAAAGGCATTAGAATATTGTGTGTCTCGTGGTGATTGGGCATTAGCATTAATTATTAGTGGTCctgaaaatttcaataagaTTGCTGCTGAATACGCTAGAAATACATTCCCATTTGCTAAAACGAACAATAAAGTGTTACATATTATGCCCataattttgaaagttCTTGGTGGTAATGTTTCTAGTGTTATTGAAGATTTGACTGCAGTTCCAAATGAAGGAGAATATGCAAATTTGCATTGGAGAGAAATCATTTCTACAATTGCAATTTGTGGATCATTAAAGGCAACTGaatttttgattgaatttggGAAATTTTTGAACCAACAAGGTAATTTTATTGGTAGTGAAATTGCTTACATCATGGCTGGATTACCTTTTGGCCATCAGAACTTTATGATGTTGGCTTCTGGTCATAATTCCATGTACACTGAAGTTTATGAATATGCTTTGAATTTACACAAGGCAATGCATTTCCCACACTTGTTGTCCTTAAAGTTGAAACATGCATTGACTTTAGCTGATTATGGATTGATCAATGAATCACAGAGATATATTGATCATATTAATTCTAGTATCAAGACATTGGGTAACAAATCACCTTTTGTCACGCCTAATTTGCTTCATGAGTTTCAGAATTTGATTATGAGAATCACTGAAGTTGGATCTGGGGATGATCAAAACAACTGGTTTTCCGGTAAGATTAGTCGAGTCAATCTTGATAAGATCTGGGgacaaattgataaatttattgttggtggAGATGAACTGAAAAATGGTAACAATAACGATGGTAATGGAACTGGCAATGGAAGTGGTAgtgttttcaataaatttagtCCTTCCGTGTCGAGAAATGCATCAAGTGTGAATTTACACAATTATGCACAACCTTCAATGATTAGGCAACCATCACTTTTACCATatcaaccacaacaacaaccgcAACcgcaacaacaattattggATCAAGTTCACATTGAAAGAAAACCTACAACTGGATTCGCTCCgcaaccaccaccattagTTGGTCATCCATCAACGACATCagttaataaatattcTCCAAGTATTAAATCGAGTCCTCGTCAAGCACAACAGAAtaagtttgaaaaatatgcCCCAAGCAACAATTCATCTCATCATAATCTTAGTCTTGTTGAAGAAAGGTCAGCTGTTACTAGTGCTGATGGTCCTGAATACCCTcaccaccaacaccaacagAGTATCAATGCGTCAGCAGTTCCCGTGCCActtccaccaccaacaccacCGGTAAGCATGCCACAACATGTATCTAGGTCTCCACGTAGCCATCAACTGCACCAACCACCAACATTACCACCACTGCATTCACATCATGTTCAACAACCATCTAGAGATCGGTCACCATTAGCGACACGAATCTACCCTTATAGCAATAGTGTTGGCGGACAAATTTCTACTACGTCAGTGGGTTCTATTCCTAGTCAAATACCACTTGGTCGACAGACTCATGGGAAACAACCTTCTATTTCAAGTGTAATTTCTGGAGATAGTATTGCAGCAGTTGGTTTAGGAGAACAAGAGAATATTTTACCACCATCCACTGGACAAACAGGGAAAACAGCTACAAGTGAAGTGAATAGAAATGAAGAAGGTTATGGATTTGGGGGTCACTATCATCATGATCAACCTGAAACTATAACTGAATCTCCAGAATTAAGAGGattacaacaaccacaGTCCAGTGAAGCAGAAATTAGTAAAGACATTTCAAATGATGTAGCATTGGATAGTGCTAAGATACCAGAAGCTTCACAGGaaccagaagaagaaacgGACGAATCAGGTAATGTGGCAGCTGCTccaccacctccaccaGTTGCTCCAGTTGCACCTCctagaaaaacaaaatcttCTAGATCTAATCCATATGCTCCATCTACAGATATTGGTGCTACCAGTAATGCACCGTCAGCTGTGGGGCAAACACTTGGTGGGAAACCAAGTATGAGAAAATCGGGATCAAGAACTAACAGATATGGACCACCACCAGGAGTTGGTAATAAACAACCAACTATTGATGTTTCACCACCTTCTGCTACTAATAATACTGGTAATGAAGATTCCATTAGTATGTTTTCCTATGGTGGCTATCAAAATGAGTCTAGTCCTCCACTCAAGCAACCGTCACAATTTGATCAGACTGCAGTTGCATCTGCACCTGCCCCACCTCCATTACAACCACAATTGGCGGTTCCAGAAAGAGTTCCAACTAAAAATGTTGccaatattgatgatagttttgatgaaaatagtTTAGCAGCTGATACATCAACAACttacaataataatatggTAAATAAACCATATGGACTGTCACCAATGGGACCAACTGTTGCAACTAATGGACCTGGATCAGTTACTCTGACAcctttgattttaaatcaagGTTCTGCAAATatgaaattatcaaatctCAGTACTATTAGTGTCACTGGAACCGGAACCGGAACTGGGACTGGTGGAGCATTCGATGGATTTCCTATACCAGGATCACCTGATGAAACTACTCGACCAAATTCTATATTTGGTGGTCATACTAGAGgattattttcttcaagaTTATCAGAATCACAAAGTGTattatatcaacaatatgCAATTGCTGATGATACAGTTGGTGATTATATTCCTATTAtggaagaagatgatgaagatgatgaagatgaacaaGCTAAGcaacagaaacaaaaagaaaaagaggcacaagaacaagaattgaagaGAAAGcaggaacaacaacaacaaaaagcTGCAGCAAagaataacaacaatagtggcggtggtggtggcaaATTCTTTAGCTTATtcggtggtggtggtaataataagaaaCAAGATAATGATGCTAAAGTTTATAAAGCTCATTTAGGACAAAAGAATACTTTTGTttatgatgaaaaattgaaacgTTGGATAGATAAAAGTAAACCGTTAGAAGAACAATTACAAGCTAATCTTCCACCTCCACCACCTCCatcaatgaagaaaaaaccCAATCCTGTCTCAACTACTACAAACAGCAATAATAGTAGTGGACCACCACCAATGGTTACACCTAATCCAACTCCAATTCCAGGAGGTGATTTGTCTACGACTACAACAGGGGGAATATCAACTCCTATTCCAGCATCAGCTCCACCATCAAGAATGAGTAAAGATACTACTAAACCAACACCATCAATAAATAGACCAAAGAGTAGTTTAGCTACAGCTTCTGGATtagatgatttattatcacTAACAGATAATAATCCACCACCAAATGGTAGATCAAGAGGTGTTGGTGGCGGTGCTACACCAGGAGGAAGTAGAAGAAATAAACCTAAACGTCGTGGATATGTGAATGTTATGGAGAAATAA
- a CDS encoding serine/threonine protein kinase (Putative serine/threonine protein kinase; Hog1p-induced), with protein MTTKSRNQPLSLNTNQSGTGAGTSTDSIPAGSHITDTNQSFLLPGLASPPTISNTAMFQNPAPHTIRKMDLSIEVPPHQLENNEQNTTPIDINMNMLKHYEILQLPTPIFNTGSFANYNQPLSSLSSNSSNASISMSPPTFRSISRVCSLKQPKRYVSEPIPISTSTSENKVTTSPITPSSSPPTLQQEEIAKKEKQKIFYSKRLGLSFNFVEEIGKGNFSHVILAKTNIYNSDNNGNSVNNNTNDNQEVVDLAVAVKIISVPMESKQQVHNFKSFIRRELNILYHISHHPCITSLIDYDISLDIPIEQIESDVIIDDDELYQKTPPQNLSMNPHSDVGKSSSPDQFIFMNYCNGGNLLHFLQKNNSKHHYLHNHHHHHHHHNHQQGHHDTIQYWQFLKRIVCELIVTTAFLHKNLVIHRDLKLENILLLHDFDSLASLTSSIPFDKLLMSNAISNLSDFGLSKKLATQDQLLSTRCGSQDYIAPEILMGLKYNGKLTDTWSIGVIIYSILENRLPFDIPPPSSTTHYNSSTSPNRGSPTVIKRRRSKTNSTAYRIAMIDWEWSKLDNDNIERYQESVKEKENENDPIPSEVLVIWKQLKSVVDTVLVRKEKRINVEQMLQMDEFKWITDCLPDFIVNV; from the coding sequence ATGACAACCAAACTGCGAAACCaaccattatcattaaataCAAACCAATCAGGTACTGGCGCTGGCACTAGTACTGATTCAATACCTGCAGGTTCACATATCACTGACACTAATCAGTCCTTTTTATTACCAGGCTTAGCATCTCCACCAACTATTTCAAACACTGCCATGTTTCAAAATCCAGCACCACATACTATCAGAAAAATGGATTTAAGTATAGAAGTACCACCACATCAACTTGAGAATAATGAACAAAATACCACTCCTATCGATATCAACATGAACATGCTCAAACATTATGAAATATTACAACTCCCAACACCAATTTTCAACACGGGGTCATTTGCTAATTATAACCAACCATtgtcatcattatcatctaACTCTTCAAATgcatcaatatcaatgtCTCCACCAACATTCAGACTGATTTCCCGAGTGTGTAGTTTAAAGCAACCCAAGAGATATGTTTCTGAACCAATACCTATTTCCACTTCGACCAGTGAAAATAAAGTCACCACGTCTCCAATTacaccatcatcatcacctcCAACATTACAACAAGAAGAGATTgcaaagaaagaaaaacaaaagatattttattcaaaacGTTTAGGGTTgtctttcaattttgttgaagaaattggtaAAGGAAATTTCAGTCATGTTATATTAGCGAAAAccaatatttataatagtGATAACAATGGAAACAGTgtcaacaataatactaaCGATAATCAAGAAGTTGTCGACTTGGCAGTTGCTGTGAAAATTATATCTGTGCCGATGgaatcaaaacaacaagTTCACAATTTCAAGTCATTCATTCGTCGTGAATTAAATATCTTGTACCATATTTCCCACCATCCTTGTATCACTTCCTTGATTGATTATGACATATCCTTAGACATTCctattgaacaaattgaatcagACGTGATAATTGATGACGATGAATTATACCAGAAAACCCCACCACAGAATTTGAGCATGAATCCACACTCCGACGTTGGTAAATCAAGCTCTCCTGATCAGTTTATATTTATGAATTATTGTAATGGGGGGAACTTGCTTCATTTCttgcaaaaaaacaatagcaaacatcattatcttcataaccatcaccaccatcatcatcaccacaACCATCAACAAGGTCACCATGATACCATCCAGTACTGGCAATTTTTGAAACGAATAGTGTGTGAATTGATTGTGACCACAGCGTTTCTTCATAAAAACTTGGTAATCCATCGTGATCTAAAACTAgaaaatattcttttgtTGCATGATTTTGACTCTTTGGCATCCTTGACGTCTTCCATACCGTTtgacaaattattaatgtcCAATGCTATTAGCAATTTGAGTGATTTTGGATTGTCGAAAAAATTAGCAACTCAAGATCAATTGTTAAGTACAAGATGTGGATCACAAGACTACATAGCACCTGAGATATTAATGGgattaaaatataatggTAAATTAACAGATACCTGGTCAATTGGGGTTATTATTTACTCAATTCTAGAAAACCGATTACCATTTGATATACCACCAccttcatcaacaacacaTTATAATTCATCTACATCTCCTAATAGAGGATCTCCTACAGTCATAAAGAGAAGAAGATCGAAAACCAATAGTACAGCTTATAGAATTGCCATGATTGATTGGGAATGGTCCAAATTAGACAATGACAATATAGAACGTTATCAAGAGAGTGTGAAGGAGAAGGAAAATGAAAACGACCCCATTCCATCAGAAGTGTTGGTTATTTggaaacaattgaaatcagTTGTTGACACCGTTTTGGTTAGAAAAGAGAAGAGAATTAATGTTGAGCAAATGTTGCAAATGGATGAATTCAAATGGATTACCGATTGTTTACCTGATTTCATTGTTAATGTATAA